One genomic region from Cytobacillus sp. IB215665 encodes:
- the sppA gene encoding signal peptide peptidase SppA, translating to MSLKRWAALGIAVLLFVISVLVNTVSSIAFSGFGDISEEIFTTDKEFDEKVIEEGKSPLSKILVLEVNGAIQDTTNVTSIFESVGYNHRRFLSMIDSAKEDNAIKAILLRVNSPGGGVVESAEIHKKLTEYREETGKPVYVSMGSMAASGGYYISALADKIIASPETLTGSLGVIMQGVNYAGLAEKYGVEFVTIKSGQFKDIMSPSREMTEEERNILQSMLNNSYDGFVKVISEGRNIPEDTVREIADGRIYDGRQAKELNLIDEFGYYDDALEILKEDMDLKNAQVIKYEENLGLNWSIFEITANRFLNKEIEMAGLMKMLSQPNSPRPMYLYAE from the coding sequence ATGAGTTTGAAAAGATGGGCGGCACTAGGAATAGCTGTATTACTTTTCGTCATTTCAGTTTTAGTTAATACAGTCAGTTCAATTGCTTTTTCTGGTTTTGGTGATATATCTGAGGAAATTTTTACAACAGACAAGGAATTTGATGAAAAAGTAATTGAAGAAGGGAAGAGCCCTTTATCAAAAATCCTTGTTTTAGAAGTAAATGGCGCGATTCAAGACACTACGAATGTAACATCAATCTTTGAATCAGTGGGGTATAATCATCGACGATTTTTAAGTATGATAGACAGTGCTAAAGAAGATAATGCGATCAAAGCGATTTTACTTCGTGTGAACTCACCTGGAGGAGGAGTTGTTGAAAGCGCTGAAATACATAAAAAATTAACAGAATACAGAGAAGAAACGGGTAAACCAGTCTATGTATCGATGGGAAGTATGGCAGCATCAGGTGGATATTATATTTCAGCATTAGCAGATAAAATCATTGCGAGTCCTGAAACTTTAACAGGCTCGTTAGGTGTTATCATGCAGGGGGTTAATTACGCTGGTTTAGCTGAGAAATATGGAGTAGAGTTTGTGACAATCAAAAGTGGTCAATTCAAAGACATAATGAGCCCTTCAAGAGAGATGACAGAAGAAGAGCGAAACATCCTGCAATCTATGCTTAATAATTCGTACGATGGCTTCGTTAAGGTGATATCGGAGGGAAGAAACATTCCAGAAGATACAGTACGAGAAATTGCGGATGGGCGCATTTATGACGGAAGGCAAGCAAAAGAGCTAAATCTCATTGATGAATTCGGATATTATGATGATGCTCTAGAAATATTAAAAGAAGATATGGACCTTAAAAATGCACAAGTAATTAAGTATGAAGAAAACTTAGGGTTGAATTGGTCGATATTTGAGATAACAGCAAATAGATTTTTGAATAAAGAAATTGAAATGGCTGGACTCATGAAAATGTTATCTCAACCAAATTCCCCAAGACCTATGTATTTATATGCTGAATAG
- a CDS encoding RDD family protein — translation METKNNGTENKDKEIIPEETKTVLEGHNENINHNGTVHSHHHEHDNVGISNKRQSLHYNAGFWMRFWSYLFDLVVIGSINRIILYPLFRLLDLPLKDSGMFAAISIATACTFYLYFVLMTKYFHKTLGKMVFGLRVINIKGDQLTWSTILFREFIGRFISKFFMIGYILVAFLPKKQGLHDIFADTTVVHERK, via the coding sequence ATGGAAACAAAGAATAATGGAACCGAAAACAAGGACAAGGAAATTATTCCTGAAGAAACGAAAACTGTTTTAGAAGGTCATAATGAAAATATAAATCATAATGGAACTGTTCATTCTCATCATCATGAACATGATAATGTTGGCATTTCTAATAAACGACAATCACTACATTATAACGCAGGATTTTGGATGAGATTTTGGTCATATTTATTTGATCTAGTTGTTATAGGAAGTATTAATCGCATCATTTTATATCCGCTGTTCCGTTTGCTTGATTTACCACTAAAGGACAGTGGGATGTTTGCAGCAATTTCAATTGCAACTGCTTGTACCTTTTACTTATATTTCGTATTAATGACAAAATACTTTCATAAAACACTTGGAAAAATGGTGTTTGGTCTACGGGTCATTAACATAAAAGGCGATCAGTTAACGTGGTCTACTATCCTGTTTAGAGAGTTTATTGGTAGGTTTATTTCAAAGTTTTTTATGATTGGCTATATTTTAGTAGCATTTTTACCGAAAAAACAAGGTTTACATGACATATTTGCTGATACAACCGTAGTTCATGAAAGAAAATAA
- the ytfJ gene encoding GerW family sporulation protein: MSDHPIQGLMTTAMENLKEMIDVNTIIGDPVETPDGSVILTVSKVGFGFAAGGSEFYIEERSSQQQGQQGQNSKKHPFGGGSGGGVSITPIAFLIVNPSGVKLLHLDENTHLYERILELAPQAVDKIQKMFSKNDQNGEREIKGSKPKDHQDMPKQDFDI, encoded by the coding sequence ATGTCTGATCATCCTATTCAAGGTTTAATGACCACTGCTATGGAGAATTTAAAAGAGATGATTGACGTAAATACGATAATTGGAGATCCTGTTGAAACACCTGACGGTAGTGTGATCTTAACTGTTTCAAAAGTAGGGTTTGGGTTTGCAGCAGGAGGAAGTGAATTTTATATCGAAGAACGGAGTAGTCAACAACAAGGTCAACAAGGGCAAAATTCTAAGAAACATCCCTTTGGCGGTGGAAGTGGAGGAGGAGTTTCGATTACACCTATTGCTTTTTTAATTGTTAATCCTTCAGGAGTAAAGCTGTTGCACCTTGATGAAAATACACATTTGTATGAAAGAATATTAGAATTAGCTCCACAGGCAGTTGATAAAATACAAAAAATGTTTTCGAAAAATGATCAAAATGGTGAACGGGAGATAAAAGGAAGTAAACCTAAAGATCACCAAGATATGCCAAAGCAAGATTTTGATATATGA
- a CDS encoding NAD kinase: MFNRRNIFLFYKSDPVLDKQVESLYTIAEQYGFKIVNDYKDANIIVSIGGDGTFLQAVRKTGFQEDCLYAGISNTGSLSLYCDFHIDDTDKMIEALKNEEVEVRKYPTINVSVDDMTSFQCLNECSIRSTIIKTFVIDVHIDDLHFETFRGDGMVIATPTGSTAYNKSVNGAVVDPLLPCMQVSEIASLNNNRYRTLGSSFILSGARKLTLKVVQDGNDFPTIGMDNEAVSIRHVNKIEIQLSDKKIKTVKLRDNSFWEKVKRRFL; this comes from the coding sequence ATGTTTAATCGCCGTAACATCTTTTTGTTTTATAAAAGTGACCCAGTCCTTGACAAACAAGTAGAATCATTATACACAATAGCTGAACAATACGGATTTAAAATCGTAAATGACTACAAAGATGCAAATATTATTGTAAGTATAGGTGGAGATGGGACATTCCTTCAAGCAGTACGAAAGACTGGTTTCCAGGAGGATTGTTTGTACGCTGGAATTTCCAACACAGGCTCTCTTAGTTTATATTGTGACTTCCACATAGATGATACCGATAAAATGATAGAAGCATTAAAAAATGAAGAAGTGGAAGTAAGAAAATATCCTACGATTAATGTATCTGTAGATGACATGACCTCTTTCCAATGTTTAAATGAATGTTCAATTCGTTCAACCATTATTAAAACGTTTGTCATTGATGTACATATAGATGACCTTCATTTTGAAACATTCCGTGGTGATGGCATGGTTATCGCTACACCTACAGGCAGTACGGCATATAATAAATCTGTTAATGGAGCCGTTGTAGACCCACTACTTCCATGTATGCAAGTAAGTGAGATTGCCTCATTGAATAATAACCGCTATAGAACATTAGGTTCATCGTTTATTTTAAGTGGTGCACGTAAGCTTACGCTTAAGGTAGTTCAAGATGGAAATGATTTTCCAACTATCGGTATGGATAATGAAGCGGTTAGCATACGCCATGTAAATAAAATTGAAATTCAGCTCAGTGACAAAAAAATAAAAACTGTTAAATTACGAGACAATTCTTTTTGGGAGAAGGTTAAAAGGAGATTTTTGTAA
- a CDS encoding DUF2953 domain-containing protein yields MLVMITIIASSVVVILCLLFMKVTVRVLLLHEKDNDQIEIQLRTLFGIIRYTYNVPFIKVDKKDANLVVGQNKSSNNVGEEHTDNKDVEHISVDDVIEGIQNAKELIEHIVGFHQIIRNFLRKVHVTKFEWQTQLGARDAAMTGLLAGLAWGVKGGVIGLISNNMKLDTNPYIEIAPSYQKPSSHTKLKCMLYFRIGYAILGGIRLLKLWKGGRPHFRHGHPPLHKNKKIKESI; encoded by the coding sequence ATGTTGGTAATGATAACTATCATAGCAAGCTCTGTTGTTGTCATCCTATGTTTGCTCTTCATGAAGGTTACTGTTCGTGTACTTCTTCTACATGAAAAGGACAATGATCAAATTGAGATTCAACTAAGAACTTTGTTTGGGATCATACGCTATACGTACAATGTTCCATTTATAAAAGTAGATAAGAAAGATGCTAATCTTGTCGTGGGACAAAACAAATCTTCAAACAATGTAGGGGAAGAACATACTGACAATAAAGATGTTGAACACATTTCAGTAGATGATGTTATTGAAGGGATCCAAAACGCAAAGGAGCTTATAGAACATATTGTTGGGTTTCACCAAATTATTAGAAATTTTTTAAGAAAAGTTCACGTAACGAAGTTTGAATGGCAAACTCAATTAGGTGCTCGTGATGCAGCTATGACAGGTCTGCTTGCTGGACTTGCATGGGGTGTAAAGGGAGGAGTTATTGGTTTGATTAGCAATAATATGAAACTTGATACAAATCCTTATATAGAGATAGCTCCTTCATATCAAAAACCTAGTTCTCATACAAAATTAAAGTGTATGTTATACTTTCGAATCGGGTATGCTATTTTAGGAGGAATAAGGTTATTGAAATTATGGAAAGGGGGACGGCCACATTTTAGGCATGGTCACCCTCCATTACATAAAAATAAAAAAATTAAAGAATCGATTTAA